The Bacillus spongiae genome has a window encoding:
- a CDS encoding acetyl-CoA C-acetyltransferase: MREAVIVAGARTPVGRAKKGTLASVRPDDLGALVVKETLKRAGDYEGNIDDLIIGCAMPEAEQGLNMARNIGAIAGLSHDVPAITINRYCSSGLQSIANAAEKIMIGHADTIIAGGAESMSLVPMMGHVVRPNASLAETAPEYYMSMGHTAEAVAQKFGISREEQDEFAVRSHERAAKAIAEGKFDDETVGVDVTLRSVDENNKLVEKQIHFDKDEGVRTNTTSEVLSKLRPAFNARGSVTAGNSSQTSDGAAAVMVMDREKSESIGLTPLVKFRSFAVAGVRPEIMGVGPVEAIPKALKLAGLEQSDIGLFELNEAFASQSIQVIRELGLDIDKVNVNGGAIALGHPLGCTGSKLTLSLIHEMKRRNEQFGVVTMCIGGGMGAAGVFELI; this comes from the coding sequence ATGCGTGAAGCGGTCATCGTTGCTGGTGCTAGGACACCAGTTGGAAGAGCAAAAAAAGGGACGTTAGCCTCTGTAAGACCGGATGATTTAGGGGCACTCGTTGTAAAAGAAACATTGAAGCGTGCAGGTGATTATGAGGGAAATATTGATGATTTAATTATCGGGTGTGCAATGCCAGAAGCGGAGCAAGGGTTGAATATGGCAAGAAATATCGGAGCCATTGCCGGCTTATCACATGATGTACCAGCCATCACCATCAACCGATATTGCTCGTCTGGATTACAGTCCATCGCAAATGCAGCTGAAAAAATCATGATTGGTCATGCAGACACGATTATTGCTGGTGGTGCGGAGTCAATGAGTCTAGTTCCGATGATGGGACATGTGGTGCGTCCAAATGCTAGTTTGGCTGAAACGGCTCCTGAGTATTATATGAGCATGGGCCATACAGCGGAGGCTGTTGCACAGAAATTCGGTATTTCTCGTGAAGAACAAGATGAATTTGCTGTAAGAAGTCATGAACGTGCTGCGAAAGCTATCGCTGAGGGTAAGTTTGATGATGAGACGGTTGGTGTTGATGTAACGCTGCGATCAGTCGATGAAAATAATAAATTAGTAGAAAAACAGATTCATTTCGACAAAGATGAAGGCGTACGTACAAACACAACGTCGGAAGTATTAAGTAAGTTACGACCAGCCTTCAATGCAAGGGGGTCTGTAACGGCTGGGAACTCTTCACAAACAAGTGATGGAGCAGCAGCAGTAATGGTCATGGACCGAGAAAAATCTGAGTCAATTGGCTTAACACCTTTAGTCAAGTTTCGTTCCTTTGCCGTAGCAGGGGTTCGACCTGAAATTATGGGGGTAGGCCCAGTTGAAGCAATTCCAAAAGCATTAAAGCTTGCCGGATTAGAACAATCAGATATAGGGCTATTTGAGTTAAATGAAGCTTTTGCATCGCAATCGATTCAAGTTATCCGTGAGCTTGGTCTTGATATAGATAAAGTGAATGTAAACGGTGGAGCTATTGCATTAGGTCATCCACTAGGCTGTACAGGATCTAAACTTACGCTTTCCCTTATTCATGAAATGAAACGACGCAACGAGCAGTTTGGTGTTGTAACAATGTGTATTGGCGGCGGAATGGGTGCTGCTGGAGTGTTTGAGTTAATTTAA